The following coding sequences are from one Gossypium hirsutum isolate 1008001.06 chromosome A12, Gossypium_hirsutum_v2.1, whole genome shotgun sequence window:
- the LOC107946573 gene encoding uncharacterized protein, with protein MQDTIGIPACFSSGEKPADDPTAVTRSGQSVFMSVFRTKIADQCRLVTITWYKNLLLHGLSVSVEGPRGESQYGCKVELKPWCFWRKQGSKRFVIDGKPVDVFWDLKAAKFNGETDPISEYYVAVVCDKEVVLLVGDLKKEAYRKTGCRPALIDPILVSRKEHIFGKKRFSTRVKFHEKGGFHEVSIECKNKNVDSLGGVVGVEPEMEIRIDGNLALHVKHLQWKFRGNESINVNKRRLQVYWDVHDWLFSPGLREQWFIRRA; from the exons ATGCAAGACACCATTGGCATTCCTGCTTGTTTTTCATCGGGTGAGAAGCCTGCTGATGATCCCACAGCAGTAACCAGGTCCGGCCAGAGTGTTTTCATGTCTGTTTTCAGAACAAAGATTGCCGACCAGTGTCGTTTAGTAACTATCACTTGGTACAAGAACCTATTGCTCCATGGTCTCTCGGTATCAGTTGAAGGACCCCGGGGAGAGAGTCAGTATGGGTGTAAAGTCGAGCTTAAGCCATGGTGTTTTTGGAGAAAGCAAGGATCCAAACGTTTTGTGATCGATGGTAAACCTGTTGATGTGTTTTGGGACCTCAAGGCTGCTAAATTCAATGGCGAAACCGATCCCATCTCCGAGTACTATGTTGCTGTTGTTTGCGATAAAGAAGTTGTTTTACTCGTTGGGGATCTAAAGAAAGAAGCTTATAGGAAAACTGGCTGCAGGCCTGCACTTATTGATCCCATTTTGGTTTCAAGAAAAGAGCATATATTTGGCAAGAAGAGGTTCTCAACAAGagttaaatttcatgaaaaagGTGGGTTTCATGAGGTTTCAATTGAGTGTAAGAATAAAAATGTGGATTCTTTAGGTGGGGTGGTTGGTGTTGAGCCTGAAATGGAGATCAGAATTGATGGGAATTTGGCCCTTCATGTCAAGCATCTCCAATGGAAATTCAGAGGGAATGaatccattaatgttaacaaaaGAAGATTACAAGTTTACTGGGATGTTCATGATTGGCTTTTTAGCCCTGGGTTAAG GGAGCAGTGGTTCATTAGAAGGGCTTAA
- the LOC107946572 gene encoding manganese-dependent ADP-ribose/CDP-alcohol diphosphatase — translation MEAGVRSDFCKDLGNRLANGQGNYPLFSFGVISDVQYADVPDGHSFLGVPRYYRHSILVLQRAVKNWNDHKNLNFVINFGDIIDGKCPKDQSLNAVKKVVSELENFHGPVYHMIGNHCLYNLPRDKLLPLLNIPNHGDDCTHAYYDFSPTLGYRFVVLDGYDISAIGWPHDHPNRLEALKILSEKNPNSDKNSPEGLKGVDRRFVMFNGAVGNKQMEWLDNVLKDATNMKQKVIICCHVPLDPGATSKTTLLWNYDQVMDLIHQYDCVKVCLSGHNHQGGYSVDSRGVHHRVLDAALECPPGTNAFGYIDVYDNMLSLVGTDRMKSTDFCFDF, via the exons ATGGAAGCAG GTGTAAGGAGTGATTTCTGCAAGGACTTAGGAAACCGTTTAGCAAACGGGCAAGGCAATTATCCTCTATTTTCCTTTGGTGTTATTTCTGATGTTCAGTATGCGGATGTCCCTGATGGTCACTCATTCCTTGGTGTTCCTCGGTATTATAGACATAGTATTCTTGTTTTGCAAAGGGCAGTGAAGAACTGGAACGACCACAAGAATCTTAACTTTGTGATTAATTTCGGAGATATTATTGATGGGAAGTGTCCCAAGGATCAATCTCTAAATGCTGTGAAGAAAGTAGTCAGTgagcttgaaaattttcatgGTCCCGTGTATCACATGATTGGAAATCACTGTCTTTACAATCTCCCACGGGATAAGTTGCTTCCTTTATTGAATATCCCGAATCATGGTGATGATTGCACTCACGCATACTATGACTTTTCACCAACACTGGGATACAGATTTGTTGTATTGGATGGATATGATATTAGTGCAATTGGATGGCCTCATGACCATCCGAATAGACTGGAGGCCTTGAAAATCCTGAGTGAAAAAAACCCGAATTCAGATAAAAACAGCCCAGAGGGACTGAAGGGTGTTGATAGAAGGTTCGTTATGTTCAATGGAGCAGTCGGAAATAAGCAAATGGAATGGCTGGATAATGTACTTAAGGATGCAACAAATATGAAACAGAAAGTGATAATATGTTGTCATGTGCCATTAGATCCAGGTGCAACAAGCAAAACAACACTTTTATGGAACTACGACCAAGTAATGGACCTGATTCACCAGTACGATTGTGTGAAGGTTTGCCTCAGCGGACACAATCATCAAGGAGGATATTCAGTTGATTCTCGTGGAGTTCATCACAGGGTGCTTGATGCTGCTTTAGAGTGTCCTCCTGGGACCAATGCGTTCGGGTATATAGacgtttatgacaacatgttgtcgCTTGTTGGCACAGATCGAATGAAAAGCACCGATTTTTGTTTCGATTTCTAG